The Stenotrophomonas sp. NA06056 genome segment GCCAGCGCGCGGCTGGCCTGCCGGGGCTGCGTGGCGGTGACCTTCAGGGTGCGGCCCTGCAGCTGCGCGCACAGCTCAGCCGGGGTGCCATCGGCCACCAGGGCACCGCGATCAAGGATCGCCAGCCGGTGGCAACGTTCGGCCTCGTCCATGTAGTGGGTGGACACCAGCACCGTGGTGCCGGCATCGGCGAGTTCGAACAGCGCCTCCCAGAAATCGCGACGCGACTCAGGATCGACCGCACTGGTCGGCTCATCCAGGAACAGCAGTTCCGGCGCATGGATCACCGCACCAGCCAGTGCCAGCCGCTGCTTCTGCCCGCCACTGAGGGTGCCGGCCAACTGCACCTGGCGGTCCTGCAGACGGTACTGCTGCAGCAGCGCATCGACCCGTTGCCGCGCCTGCACGCTCGGTAGATCCTGGATGGCGGCCAGGAATTCCAGGTTCTCCCGCACCGACAGGTCTTCGTACAACGAAAAGCGCTGGGTCATGTAGCCGATGCGACGGCGCAGCGCTTCGGCCTGCGCCGGAATCGCCAGGCCCAGCACGTCGATCTCGCCTGCGCTCGGCTCCAGCAGCCCGCACAGCATGCGGATGGTGGTTGACTTGCCCGAGCCGTTCGGGCCGAGGAAGCCATACACCTGCCCACGCGGCACCTGCAGATCGACGTTGTCCACTGCCAGCAGATCGCCGAAGCGGCGGCTCAGGCCCTGCGCGCGCACGGCGATGTCATCGACGGGATTCAGAAGCGCACCTGCACCGGCAGCCCGGCGGGCAGTGCCTGCATGTCGGCACTGTCATCGATCTCGATCTCGGCCAGATAGCTCAGCCGCGAGACGTCATCACCGGTCAATGCGTAGTACGGCGTAAAGGAAGGCTCGCTGCGGATCGACCGCACGTGCCCCTTCAACACAGTGCCTGCACCGTCCAGCTGCACCTGCGCTCCCTGTCCCACCTTCACCTGCAGGCGCAAGGGCTGCGGCAGATACACGCGCGCATACGGCCGTTGGCCCACCAGCATCACCACCAACGGCGCACCGATCGGTGCCTGGTCGCCCTGCCGGTAGGGCAACGCATCGACCACGCCGTCGCGCGGCGCGCGAAGTTGCAGCTTCTGCAGGTTGACGGCCTGCACCACCTCCTGTGCCTGCGTCGCCCGGGAGGCGGCCTCGCCTTGAGCAATGTCCTCACGACGGTTGCCGCGCTGCAGCTCCAGCCACGCCTGTTCGGCAGCGCGCACGCTGGCCACCGCGTTGTCGGCGGCCGCGCGGGCCCGGTCCAGGTCGGCGGCAGCCACCAGCCGCTCACGGGCCAGTGGTTGCACCCGGCGGTAGTACGCGGTGGCTTCCGCCGCCTGCGCGCGCAGCGCCGTGAGCTGTGCCTGCGCCTGGGCGATCTGCTCCGCACGCGGGCCTACCTGCAGCTCCTCGAGTTGTGCCTGCGCGCGGGCCGTTTCGGCCTGGGCGGCATCGAGCTGGGCTTCGCCGCGAACGGGGTCCAGGCGCATCAGCAGCGCGCCCGCCTTGACGGCCTGCCCCTCACCCACCTCAACGGCATTGATCACTTCGGCTGCCGGTGCGGGCACGCTGATCCGGTCCCACTCAAGCGTACCCAGTGCCGTCGGCGGCGCTTCGCCGCAGCCCACCAGCAGGCAGCTGCCCACCAGCCCCATCCTGCGCATCCACGTGCCGACGGTCATGCGCCACCTCCTCCGATGGCGCCACCGTGCCACGCCCCCTGTGTACCCGCAATGATCCAGATCAGGACTGATCAATAATTGACCATCCGCTGGCAACGCCACTGCCGCAAGGCTCGCTGCCACCTATCCACAGGTTGGCGGCAACACCGTCCACACGGCATGTGGAGAACCCTGCAGGCACTGGCACAATTTTCACCACGACATCATCTTCCTTGTGGCACAAGCGCTGCGAAGGACTATCCACAGCTTTCTTCGGCGCCGGTCCACACCCGGTGTGGAGAACTGTCGCCCCGCCGTCTTGCGCGCTACCCTTGTGTTCCCTGACGCCATCGCGGTGGACGGCGACCCCGCCCCACCCCAAGCAATGAAAAGCATCGAGCATCGAGACTTCACCCTGTCGCCGGAAGACAATGCGCAGCTGGCCAACCTGTGCGGCCCGTTCGACGGACACCTTCGCCAGATCGAACTGAAGCTTGGCGTGGAAATCGCCAACCGCGGCTTCGTGTTCCGCATCAGCGGGCCAGCCGAGGCCAGCGCCGAGGCGCAGAAGCTGATCGAGGCGCTGTATGAGGAAGCCGCCGAGACCACCTTCGACAACCACGCCATCCACCTGCGCCTGAACGCGGCGAACATCGAGCAGATCGCCGATCGTTCCTACGAAGCGCAGGACGTGGCGATCAAGGTCAAGCGCGGAACCGTGCGCGGGCGAGGTTCCAACCAGGGCCGCTACCTGCACCAGATCGTCAGCCACGACATCAACTTCGGCATCGGCCCGGCCGGTACCGGCAAGACGTTCCTGGCCGTGGCCAGCGCGGTGGAAGCACTGAATGAATCGCGGGTGCAGCGCCTGATCCTGGTCCGTCCGGCGGTCGAGGCCGGCGAGAAGCTGGGCTTCCTGCCCGGCGACCTGAGCCAGAAGGTCGACCCGTACCTGCGACCGCTGTACGACGCCCTGTATGAAATGCTGGGCGTGGAAAAAGTGCTCAAGCTGCTTGAAAAGAACGTCATCGAGATCGCGCCGCTGGCCTACATGCGAGGCCGCACGCTCAACGATGCGTTCGTGATCCTCGACGAAGCGCAGAACACCACCATCGAACAGATGAAGATGTTCCTGACCCGCCTGGGCTTCGGCTCCACCGCCGTGGTCACTGGCGATCTGACCCAGACCGATCTGCCCAAGCACGTGAAGTCCGGCCTGCGAGATGCGATCGACGTACTGCGCGATGTAGAGGGCGTCAGCTTCACCTTCTTCGAGGCCCGCGACGTGGTCCGTCATCCGTTGGTGGCACGTATCGTCAGCGCCTACGACCGCCGCGACCTGCACCAGATCCAACCCGGAGCGGAATGACACTACACTCCGGACTCCTGTGCACATAAGGACGTGTCATGGTTCGCCCGGGTCTGTTGCTGTCGTTGTGCCTGCTGGCCTTCGGGCCGGCCCCTGCACTCGCCTCTCCGCCGCCGGCCGCCGAAGCGCGGGCGTACGTTGAATCCAGTTATGTGAGTGCTCCGTACCAGGTGGAGGATTTCACGCTGGTGCGCAGCAGCTACAACCCGGACGACCGGTTGGCGGGGGCCGGATTCAGTTACCGCAGTCGCCTGCACCCAGAGGTGACGATCAGCGTTTTCGTGTATCCGGCGGGCCGGTTGGAACCGCAGGTTGCCGTGGACGGCGGCATGCAGGCCCTGCAGGCGGACCTCAGGCAAGCGGTTGCGTCCGGCATCTATGCGCAGCTGCAGGAGCTGGGACGGGAGCCCTTCCCGCTGTCGCCCGAAGCAGTGCCAGCGAAGGGTGCCAACGACATCGACTCGGCGGTGGTGCTGGCCAATGCCAAGGCCGAACAGGTCCGCGGCGAGAAACTGCGGCTGAGCCTGCTGCAGGTGTCCCGCAACCAGCCGCTGCATTCCAATGGCTATCTGTTCTACAAGCAGCTGCATTTCTTCAAGCTTCGCATCTCGGCCAACCAGTCCGACCTTCCGCGCGAAGCGTTCGACGTCCTCGCTGACCGCGCCACGCGCAGCCTGATCCCGGCGCTGGAAGTAGCCAACGTTGGCAGCTGCGCAAGCACCACCCTGTATGTGGACCCCGACGCGGCGCCGGAGCAGGGTGCCATCCAGTTGGCCAGGCAGTTGACCCTGCACAACGGCTACAACTGCCACGCATCGGCCGGGAAGGCCGATATCCAGGCACGTGCGGCCAAGGCCTCGGTGATCGAAATTGCCTACGAAGCCGACGACTGGAAGTCGCAGTGAACGGCGACACGCGCGATACTGTGACTTCCTGTTCGATCTGAAATGCCGGTATTGCCATGACCAAGGGTCCCGTCCGCCTCGATGTAGCCGTCAGCTACGCCCTGCCCCGTGCCGGGCTGCCCTCGGCCGTGAGTTTCCGCAAGTGGGTCGCCGCCGCACTGAAGGGCCGCATCCGCGAAGCCGACCTGGCCATCCGCGTAGTCGATGCCAAGGAAGGCCAATCCCTGAACCGCCATTACCGCGGCAAGGACTACGCCACCAACGTCCTCAGCTTCCCGGCGGACGTGCCGGAAGGCCTGCCCAAGGGCGTGAAGTTCCCGCTGCTGGGTGACCTGGTGATCTGCGCACCGGTGGTGGCGCGTGAAGCCGACGAGCAGAGCAAGGTGCTCAATGCCCACTACGCGCATCTGACCGTACACGGCGTGCTGCACCTTCTCGGCTGGGACCACGAGGACGACAAGGAAGCCGAGGCGATGGAACAGCTGGAACGCGAGATCCTGGCCGAGCTCGGCATCGACGACCCGTACGCGGGCGAGCGCTGACACCGGCCCCGACCCATGCACTCACGGAAGAGGGGCGCAGCATGACCCTGCCCGCACTTCTGCTTGCAGCACTACTGCAGTCCGGGGCGGGCCTGATGTCCGATCCTGGTCAACCTTCTCCGTTTCCCGCCAGCGACAGTGAGGCCGACATCGCCGCAAAGGTCGCCGAACTACAAGCGTTCTTCGGCAGCAGCGAGCAGGACACCCGCCACACCGTCGCCACCGCCCAGCAACGGGCGCTGATCGAGCGCCTGGAATCCCGGTACGCGGCGCGGCTGGCGGGCATCTGGGTGAACAACGATCCGGGCTGGCACATCGTGGTGCGACTGACCGGTGATGCACCGGTGGCAGATGAAGTACATGGCGGCGCAGACGGCCCGCAGCACGTGCACTTCCGTACCGGCGCTGCCCTGACCGAGGCGGAGATGCTGCATCGCATGCAGGCGCAACGCGCCTGGATCCACAGTCAGATCCCTCAGGTTGAGGGCCTGGGGCTGGACGTCAGAACCGGCGAACTGGTGTTGGACGTCAAAGAGGAAAAACCGGCACGGGCAGCGGTGAGCAATGCACGCGATCACCTGGAAGTGCAACTGGGCTACCCGGTCCGGATCAACTGGGTGCCGGCCTCCAGCCAGCGATTCCCCCCCTGACCCGCCAGGTCTGCTCGCTGCCCGTGTGCATCGTCGTTACCATGCACGGCTTCCCTCCTGCCGACGGGGTGCTCCCGCCATGTCACCGCTGCGTCTCCTGCCCATGCTCCTGGTCGTCGCCCCAGCCGCTTCCGCTGCGCCGCTGGACCTGCCTGCACTGATCGAGTGCCGCCAGGGCGTGACTGAACACGCCGCACTGGCCCCCCTGCTGGCCGACCCGCTGAAAGCCGTGGCCCACGGACTGCAGCCGCTGCCGCAGGGCAACCAGTTCATGAGCGAGTACCGCCTGGCCAGCCCGATCACCGTGTTCGGCCAGCAGACCGAGCGCGTGGCCGTGGCCGGCGCCAGCATCATGGCCGTGCTCGACCAGGCCGACCCGAGGCCGCTGGCCAGGCAGCTGGCCCTGGAGACCGGCTACGACCAGGACGGAAAGTTCATGGCCGGGCGCGAGCTGGTCAGCCGCGATGTGACCGACCCGAAGACCGGGGAGGCACAGATCGAATCGATCATCCTCAGCGTATCCACCGTCGCCACCCACCCGGGCAAGACCCTGGCCGGCTGCACCTACAGCCTGGACCTGCCGGCCGAGGACGAAGGCCCGGCCGCCGCCGCCCCGGCTGGCGAGGGTCACTGACAGGCCCCCACATCCTGCTAGACTGGAGCCATCGCCCGGCCTGCCGGGTGCCTTTTTTCCAGAGATGTCAGAAGACGACAGTAGTAGCTCCTTCGTGGAGCACAGTGAAAAGAAGCGCGGCTGGCTTGAACGCCTGACGTCCGCTTTTTCCGGCGAACCCCACACCCGCGACGAGCTGGTCGCTGTCCTGCACACCGCGCAGGAAGAGGGTCTGATCGCCGCCGATACCCTGAAGATGATGGAAGGCGCCATTTCGGTAGCCGAGCTGACCGTGGGCGACGTGATGATCTCGCGTTCGCAGATGGTCTCGCTGCCGGTCGAAGCGCCCTTCCTGGACCTGATGAAGCAGGTGGTCGAATCCGGCCATTCGCGCTTCCCGGTGCATGGCGAGAACAAGGACGACATCCTCGGCGTGTTGCTGGCCAAGGACCTGCTGCGCGGCGTGGTGGCCGACAACGGTCCAGGCAACGTGCGTGAACTGCTGCGCCCGGCGGTGCTGATTCCGGAGGCGAAGAAGCTCAACGTGCTGCTGAAGGAATTCCGCCTGTCGCGCAACCACATGGCGATCGTGGTGGACGAGTACGGTGGTGTCGCCGGCCTGGTCACCATCGAAGACGTCCTGGAGCAGATCGTCGGCGACATCGACGACGAGCACGATGAAGCTGAAGACCCTTCCGCACAGATCGCCATACAGGCAGACGGCCAGTACGTGGTCGATGCGCTGACGCCGATCGGCGACTTCAACGAGCGCTTCGGTGCCAGCTTCTCCGACGAGGATTACGACACCATCGGCGGCCTGGTGACCGAAGCCGTCGGCCATCTGCCGGAAGTCGGCGATGAACTGGCACTGGACCGCTTCACCTTCCGCGTGGCCCGCGCCGATGCGCGCCGGGTCCAGGCCTTCCATGTGACGGTGCTGGCACCGGACGCGCAGGACGACGCTTGAAGCACCGTGGCCTGATCCTGATCCTGTGGCTGGCGGTATGCCTGCTGGCCACGGCCCTGCCACTGGCTGCGTTCGCGCAGGCGCCGCCGCCGGCCGCTTCGACGGCCAGCGATGCCCCAGCCCCGCGTGTCGGCGTGGTCACCATGCAGCCGGGCACCGTGTTCTTCGAGCGCTTCGGCCACGATGCCATCGTCGTGCTGGACCCGTTGAGCGGCGAGGCGATCTCGTACAACTTCGGCTACTTCGATCCGTCCGAACAGGATTTCATCGGCCGCTTCGTGCGTGGCGACATGATGTATTACCTGGTGGCCCTGCCGCTGCAGCAGGACCTGTCGTACTACGATGAGACCGGCCGCGGCGCCAGCGTACAGTGGCTGGATATCACCCCTGACCAGGCGCGCTCGCTGGCCGCCGACCTGGCCGAGCGGGCCAAGCCGGAAAACGCGCGCTACCACTACGATTACTACACCGCCAACTGCGCGACGATGGTGCGCGACACGCTGGACAAGGCACTGGGCGGCGGCCTGCATTCACAGCTGTCGGGCCGTTCGCGCGGCAACACCTATCGCAGCGAGTCGGTACGGCTGGCGTCTCCGGCCCCGTGGATGTGGCTGGGCTTCGATATCGGCCTGGGTCCGTTTGCCGACCAGCCGCTGTCGCGCTGGCAGGAAGCCTTCGTGCCGATGCGCCTGGCCGATGCCCTGCGGCAAGCCCGCAACAGTGATGGTCGTCCGCTGGTGCAGTCCGAGCAGGAACTGCTGCCGCACCGCATCGACCCCGAGCCGAAGGAATTCGCGCGCCGCTGGTGGCCGTGGCTGCTGTGTGGCCTGGTGATTGCGGCGGGCGTGCTGGCACTGCGCAACCGTCCGCGCCTGCTGGCCGGCCTGGCCTTGCCGCTGTGGCTGCTGTGCACGATCGCCGGCGGCCTGCTGGTGTTCCTGTGGGGCTTCAGCACGCACTATGCCGCCTGGGCCAACCGCAACCTGCTGCTGCTCTCGCCGCTGTGCCTGCTGCTGGTGCCGGGGGCGATCAGCCTGTTGCGGCGGCGCGTGCCCGGCCGCATGTTCAGGATCGTGCTGTGGCTGGTGGCGGTACAGGCCGTGGCCGCGCTGGTGCTGCACTGGCTGAGCCTGCAGGCGCAGTACAACGTGCAGTGGATCGTGCTGCTGCTGCCGGTCCACGCTGCGCTGGCGTGGGTGCTGGGGCGCCGTCCTCACTTGTCGGAAACGCAGCACTGACGCACGATGGCGGGCATGTCATTGCCCGCCCCACTGCCCGCCCCTGCTGCCGCATCCGCCGCAGCCAATCCCACCTGCGTCATCAACTGCGTCCACTACGATGACGACGGCAAACGCCACGACATCAGCCTGGATGCCATCAGTGATGTCATTGCCAGCAACAACGGCTTCGTCTGGGTCGGCCTGTACGACCCGAATGAAGATGTCCTGCTGAAGCTGCAGGAAGAGTTCTGCCTGCACGACCTGGCGGTCGAGGATGCGCGCAACGCGCACCAGCGCCCCAAGGTGGAGGCCTACGGCAACTCGTTGTTCGTGGTGGTGACCACCGCACAGATGGTCGACGAGCGCATCCAGTACGGCGAAACCCATGCCTTCCTCGGCCCGCGGTTCCTGGTGACCGTGCGCCATGGCGCCTCGCTGTCGTACGCGCCGGTGCGCGCACGCGTGGAGCGCGAACCGCAACTGCTGAAGATGGGACCGTCGTACTGCCTGTACGCCGTGGCCGATTTCGTGGTGGACAATTACCTGCCCATCACCAACCGCTTCCGCGACACCCTGGAACTGCTGGAGAAGGACATCTTCGCCGACAGCTACAAGCGCAGTACCGTGGTGCGCCTGTATGAGCTCAAGCGCGAGTTGAACAAGATGCGGATGGCGGTGGCGCCACTGCAGGA includes the following:
- a CDS encoding HlyD family efflux transporter periplasmic adaptor subunit, with product MTVGTWMRRMGLVGSCLLVGCGEAPPTALGTLEWDRISVPAPAAEVINAVEVGEGQAVKAGALLMRLDPVRGEAQLDAAQAETARAQAQLEELQVGPRAEQIAQAQAQLTALRAQAAEATAYYRRVQPLARERLVAAADLDRARAAADNAVASVRAAEQAWLELQRGNRREDIAQGEAASRATQAQEVVQAVNLQKLQLRAPRDGVVDALPYRQGDQAPIGAPLVVMLVGQRPYARVYLPQPLRLQVKVGQGAQVQLDGAGTVLKGHVRSIRSEPSFTPYYALTGDDVSRLSYLAEIEIDDSADMQALPAGLPVQVRF
- a CDS encoding magnesium and cobalt transport protein CorA, which produces MAGMSLPAPLPAPAAASAAANPTCVINCVHYDDDGKRHDISLDAISDVIASNNGFVWVGLYDPNEDVLLKLQEEFCLHDLAVEDARNAHQRPKVEAYGNSLFVVVTTAQMVDERIQYGETHAFLGPRFLVTVRHGASLSYAPVRARVEREPQLLKMGPSYCLYAVADFVVDNYLPITNRFRDTLELLEKDIFADSYKRSTVVRLYELKRELNKMRMAVAPLQDVLAQLRRYQGELFPDEVKLYIRDVHDHAVRISDVIDTLREMLGTALSVNLSLVTLAQGETVKRLGAWAALLAAPTLITSWYGMNFSHMPELNQPWAYPLMIVGVGGICVGLYRLFKRVKWL
- the ybeY gene encoding rRNA maturation RNase YbeY: MTKGPVRLDVAVSYALPRAGLPSAVSFRKWVAAALKGRIREADLAIRVVDAKEGQSLNRHYRGKDYATNVLSFPADVPEGLPKGVKFPLLGDLVICAPVVAREADEQSKVLNAHYAHLTVHGVLHLLGWDHEDDKEAEAMEQLEREILAELGIDDPYAGER
- a CDS encoding DUF4105 domain-containing protein — its product is MKHRGLILILWLAVCLLATALPLAAFAQAPPPAASTASDAPAPRVGVVTMQPGTVFFERFGHDAIVVLDPLSGEAISYNFGYFDPSEQDFIGRFVRGDMMYYLVALPLQQDLSYYDETGRGASVQWLDITPDQARSLAADLAERAKPENARYHYDYYTANCATMVRDTLDKALGGGLHSQLSGRSRGNTYRSESVRLASPAPWMWLGFDIGLGPFADQPLSRWQEAFVPMRLADALRQARNSDGRPLVQSEQELLPHRIDPEPKEFARRWWPWLLCGLVIAAGVLALRNRPRLLAGLALPLWLLCTIAGGLLVFLWGFSTHYAAWANRNLLLLSPLCLLLVPGAISLLRRRVPGRMFRIVLWLVAVQAVAALVLHWLSLQAQYNVQWIVLLLPVHAALAWVLGRRPHLSETQH
- a CDS encoding transporter associated domain-containing protein, whose protein sequence is MSEDDSSSSFVEHSEKKRGWLERLTSAFSGEPHTRDELVAVLHTAQEEGLIAADTLKMMEGAISVAELTVGDVMISRSQMVSLPVEAPFLDLMKQVVESGHSRFPVHGENKDDILGVLLAKDLLRGVVADNGPGNVRELLRPAVLIPEAKKLNVLLKEFRLSRNHMAIVVDEYGGVAGLVTIEDVLEQIVGDIDDEHDEAEDPSAQIAIQADGQYVVDALTPIGDFNERFGASFSDEDYDTIGGLVTEAVGHLPEVGDELALDRFTFRVARADARRVQAFHVTVLAPDAQDDA
- a CDS encoding ABC transporter ATP-binding protein; this translates as MRAQGLSRRFGDLLAVDNVDLQVPRGQVYGFLGPNGSGKSTTIRMLCGLLEPSAGEIDVLGLAIPAQAEALRRRIGYMTQRFSLYEDLSVRENLEFLAAIQDLPSVQARQRVDALLQQYRLQDRQVQLAGTLSGGQKQRLALAGAVIHAPELLFLDEPTSAVDPESRRDFWEALFELADAGTTVLVSTHYMDEAERCHRLAILDRGALVADGTPAELCAQLQGRTLKVTATQPRQASRALAALPGVLSVAQIGTELRVLCSEGAADASVLAQTLAAADPQARIEPVAPNLEDVFVAATRGRGREPAA
- a CDS encoding PhoH family protein, coding for MKSIEHRDFTLSPEDNAQLANLCGPFDGHLRQIELKLGVEIANRGFVFRISGPAEASAEAQKLIEALYEEAAETTFDNHAIHLRLNAANIEQIADRSYEAQDVAIKVKRGTVRGRGSNQGRYLHQIVSHDINFGIGPAGTGKTFLAVASAVEALNESRVQRLILVRPAVEAGEKLGFLPGDLSQKVDPYLRPLYDALYEMLGVEKVLKLLEKNVIEIAPLAYMRGRTLNDAFVILDEAQNTTIEQMKMFLTRLGFGSTAVVTGDLTQTDLPKHVKSGLRDAIDVLRDVEGVSFTFFEARDVVRHPLVARIVSAYDRRDLHQIQPGAE